The following proteins are encoded in a genomic region of Odocoileus virginianus isolate 20LAN1187 ecotype Illinois chromosome 14, Ovbor_1.2, whole genome shotgun sequence:
- the SHLD3 gene encoding shieldin complex subunit 3, protein MTTEVILHYRPYESDPTQLPKIAEKAIQDFPTRPLLRFIPWFPHDGSRLPLKPKRSPPGISEEAAEDVRQYLAISECSIKSQSYDCTVDLLEFQPNLKRKKHLIQSYTLNEQTNSGSLEKQAEKEKRHKKRSWSVSSLPSSNCTENVFPLSKKLQDNLKALNLHSFYRARWTIDHTICNSQTLEDVWAKLNRIIRHNELPSCNATIQRHLGQIWVFCDIMYCEYVGNHLKGRLALTGKINLFVHKYGVVFSM, encoded by the coding sequence ATGACTACAGAAGTAATATTACATTATCGACCATATGAGAGTGATCCCACGCAACTgccaaaaattgcagagaaagcaATTCAAGACTTTCCTACACGTCCGCTATTGAGATTTATTCCTTGGTTTCCACATGATGGGTCCAGACTTCCACTCAAACCTAAAAGATCACCACCTgggatttctgaagaggcagctGAAGATGTGAGACAGTACTTAGCCATTTCAGAATGTAGTATTAAATCACAGAGTTATGATTGCACAGTAGATCTGTTGGAGTTTCAACccaatttgaaaagaaagaagcacTTAATCCAATCATACACGCTGAATGAACAGACTAATTCTGGAAGTCTGGAGAaacaggcagaaaaagaaaaacggCACAAGAAAAGGTCTTGGAGTGTATCATCACTTCCCAGCAGTAATTGTactgaaaatgtttttcctttgtctAAAAAATTGCAAGATAATCTAAAGGCACTAAATTTGCACTCATTTTATAGAGCAAGATGGACAATAGATCACACTATTTGTAACAGCCAGACTCTGGAAGACGTTTGGGCAAAACTCAATCGAATTATCAGGCACAATGAACTTCCATCTTGTAATGCTACAATTCAGAGACATTTAGGCCAGATATGGGTGTTCTGTGATATTATGTACTGTGAATATGTGGGGAATCATCTTAAAGGAAGATTAGCTCTTACTgggaaaattaatttatttgtgcaTAAATATGGTGTTGTTTTTAGTATGTAA